In Lepus europaeus isolate LE1 chromosome 8, mLepTim1.pri, whole genome shotgun sequence, a single genomic region encodes these proteins:
- the LOC133765349 gene encoding LOW QUALITY PROTEIN: uncharacterized protein LOC133765349 (The sequence of the model RefSeq protein was modified relative to this genomic sequence to represent the inferred CDS: substituted 1 base at 1 genomic stop codon) — MKRQLSVYWPFSASDLYNWKTHNPSFSQDPQALTGLIESILLTHQPTWDDCQQLLQTLLTTEEKQRVYLEARKNVPGADGRPTLLPNEIEEAFPLTRPDWDYTTVAGRERLRLYRQILLAGLRGAGKRPTNLAKVRAVVQGAEETPAGFLERLMEAYRMYTPFDPLAEDRQGDVIMSFIGQSAPDIRNKLQWLEGLQGYTIQDLMKEAEKIYNKRETREEKEERIRKEQEEREDKRDKRRNRELSRILATVVQDTERSRPGKNRDLGDKRKPRVERDQCAYCKERGHWVKDCPKKTQGPKKRPVPILSLEEDDXVSQGQEPPPEPRITLEVGGRPVTFLIDTGAQHSVLTSEKGPLSSKTSWVQGATGGKLCRWTTNREIQLSTGLVTHSFLLVPDCPYPLLGRDLLSKVGAQIHFHEKGATITDSGGRPLQVLTLRLEDEHRLFERPSSTMAPLDPKWLTDFPQAWAETAGIGLAVNRPPLIIDLKPTAIPVSVRQYPMGKEAKEGIRPHIQRLLHLGILKPCRSPWNTPLLPVKKPGTGDYRPVQDLREVNRRTEDMHPTVPNPYNLLSTLPPTHVWYTVLDLKDAFFCLRLSPQSQSIFAFEWKDPETGFSGQLTWTRLPQGFKNSPTLFDEALHLDLADFRVNHPDLVLLQYVDDLLLAAETEQDCLKGTGALLQRLGELGYRASAKKAQICQKQVAYLGYLLEGGQRWLTESRKRVVALIPPPTDARKMREFLGSAGFCRLWIPGFAELAAPLYPLTNSSAPFQWREEQQRAFDNIKKALLSAPALSLPDMTKPFTLYVDENKGVAKGVLTQMLGPWKKPVAYFSKKLDNVAAGWPLCLRMIAAVAVLVKDSDKLTLGQPLTIVAPHAVETVIRQPPDRWLSNARITHYQTMLLNSERVRFGTATSLNPATLLPELGPQAQVIHNCHQILAEAHGTRKDLTDQPLPDAEMTWFTDGSSFLQNDTFSGWTEAFPTKRETARVVVKKIIEEIFPRFGLPKVIGSDNGPAFVSQVSQLVAKALGINWKLHCAYRPQSSGQVERMNRTIKETLTKLALDVSQHTSEDCHAY; from the exons tactggccattttctgcttccgatctttacaattggaaaacccataacccctctttctctcaggacccccaggctctgactgggctgatcgagtcaattttattgactcatcagcccacctgggatgattgtcagcagcttctgcagaccctcctcactactgaggaaaagcagcgtgtctaccttgaggcacggaaaaacgtccctggagcagatggccgaccgaccctactgccaaacgaaatcgaggaggcgtttcccttaacccgtcctgattgggactacaccaccgttgctggtagggagcgacttcgtctttaccgccagattctccttgcgggtctcagaggggctggaaagcgccccaccaatttggccaaggtacgtgcagtagtacagggggctgaggaaacgccggcaggcttcctagaaagattaatggaagcctaccgtatgtacaccccgtttgaccccctggcagaggaccggcagggagatgtaatcatgtcctttataggacagtcagcgccggacatccgcaataaattgcagtggctagaggggcttcaggggtatactatacaagatttaatgaaggaggcagaaaagatttacaacaaaagggagacccgagaggagaaggaggaaaggatccgcaaggagcaggaggaaagggaagacaaaagagacaaaagacgtaatcgagagcttagtagaattttggccaccgtagtgcaggatacagaaaggagtagaccaggaaagaatagggacttgggagacaaacgaaagcctcgggtggaaagagatcaatgtgcctattgtaaagaaagaggacactgggtcaaagactgcccgaagaaaacacagggaccaaagaagagaccagttccaatcctgtccctggaagaagacgactaggtgagtcagggccaggagcccccccctgagcccaggataacccttgaagtggggggcagaccggtaaccttcctgattgacacgggagcccagcactcggtactgacttcagaaaaagggcctttaagctccaagacttcctgggttcagggggcaactggagggaagttatgtcgctggacaaccaatcgagagatccagttaagtacaggacttgtgacacactcgttcttactagtgccagactgcccctaccccctcctgggcagggacctactctcgaaggtaggagcccaaattcacttccatgagaaaggagctaccatcacagactcaggagggcggcccctccaggtattaacactacgcttggaggacgaacaccgattattcgagaggccctcgtccaccatggctcccctggaccccaagtggctcacagattttcctcaggcctgggcagagactgcgggaatagggctggccgtcaaccggcctcccttgatcatagatctgaagcccacggccattcccgtgtcagttcgtcaatatccgatgggcaaggaagctaaggaaggtatccggccacatatccagagactgttacacctaggcattttaaaaccttgtcgttcaccttggaacacccccctactaccagtaaagaagcctggtacgggtgactaccgcccggtacaggacttgcgggaggttaacaggagaacggaggatatgcatcccacagtgcccaacccctacaatctgctaagtaccttgcctccgacccacgtatggtacactgtgttagatctaaaagatgcattcttttgtttaagactgagccctcagagccaatccatctttgcttttgagtggaaagacccagagaccgggttttcaggacaactcacctggacaaggttgccccaaggatttaaaaactcgcctaccttgtttgacgaagctctgcacctagatttggccgacttccgagtcaaccatccggacctggtcctcctgcaatatgtggacgacctcctccttgccgctgaaactgagcaggactgcctaaaaggtaccggggccctgctacagagactgggggaattgggctatcgagcctccgcgaaaaaggcccaaatatgtcagaaacaggtggcctacctaggctacctcctagaaggagggcaacggtggctgacagagagccgaaaaagggtggttgctctaattccaccccccaccgatgccagaaagatgcgggaattcctcgggagtgcgggattctgccgcctttggattcctgggtttgcggagctggcagccccattgtaccccctcacgaattCCAgcgctccctttcaatggagagaagagcaacagcgggcgtttgacaacataaaaaaggccctgttgtcagccccagccctgagcctccctgatatgaccaagcccttcacattatacgtggatgagaacaagggagtggcgaagggagtgctaacacaaatgcttggaccctggaaaaagccggtggcatacttttcaaaaaagctagacaatgtagcggccggctggcctctgtgcctccgcatgatagcggccgtggcagttctggtgaaagactcggataaattgactctaggccaacctctcaccatagtggcacctcatgctgtggagacagttatccgccagccaccagatcggtggctctcaaatgctcggataactcattaccagactatgttattaaactcagagcgggtccggtttgggactgccacctctttaaacccggccaccctgctcccggaactggggccccaggcccaggtaatccataactgtcaccaaatcctggctgaggcccacggcacccgaaaagacctaaccgaccagcctctgccggatgccgaaatgacctggttcacggatgggagcagctttctacagaacg acaccttctccggatggactgaggcattccccacaaaacgggaaaccgcccgggtggtcgtcaagaagatcatagaggagatcttcccccggttcggcttgcctaaggtaatcgggtccgacaatggcccagcgtttgtctcccaggtaagtcagttggtggccaaagcattaggcataaattggaaattgcactgtgcctatagaccccaaagttcaggacaggtagaaagaatgaacagaacaattaaagagaccttgaccaaattagcgtt AGATGTTAGTCAACATACATCAGAGGACTGTCATGCCTACTAA